One Aegilops tauschii subsp. strangulata cultivar AL8/78 chromosome 7, Aet v6.0, whole genome shotgun sequence genomic window carries:
- the LOC109778554 gene encoding uncharacterized protein, which yields MADPKTLKYRLRPVEFKGKQTHIICYHNVPVWPTTVAVVNYFLLTDPSCFKFDKTVDFISVYDLRNMAASLGDKAVTHIKQDQTKDWTKDERKDKYNKLRGKISQNPTLVLKGMEIASEFLQNSQTELTQQGIKLLMSNNDAIAEGNLCALYRKHLNLMYKHKGNLYVLVTEGDTQDIPPTAIWKSLTMGFEEQVLFTDNFVPLPADEQPNKAGREWVVDWQKRLADSEAKKQDKKMRRKRPNSDIVPTPSSSPITQEVTNVPTPSSSPITQEVTNVPLNSTEDHDDKLEGPPNPVIVAYAPAAPLDSLNGQTTSLADASKVPVLSSADKKLERPTSPGRVAYAPASSDSLNGQTASVPDASEVPVLLPTSVIWKLAFSDFLEKYIYGESDVYYFPTLLNFMKSVTLFKFEVRISDIAIHNLVLALAIQGNIESFTELLTQPVIDFMIKQEFDAEEVIKKRVELIFHDDMPAQRRVISFSDYAKYMVLVWSYQTYNGTWENATSLDGRQAGLGYLAYILRNHALRKSWGGNFVDSDMKVIDGQFIIDKPAVEEFNQNNICVDLTTLIKNLQRHYRSKVAGPPAYFDVFQQDIMQLMPHHQKNPEEYEEFLVFLQNHFAFKAPLVCSTLLRELFVVVQSLRRYLNEGKLGPALPRLSARSNQRKWARHAQQGVPFSGVYHYADTLKKTQQNPKRKENPHGSTTKENTEGSTAQENTEGSMAQEKPQGRTPEKPQGSIPKQKPQGSSTKQTPEKPQGSIPKQKPQGSSTKQTPEKPQGSSTKQKHKGKILDRFMDETYWKCLQYGRYFIEHAFDHTKKDGQKVKNLIIIQLMLDGRLGPAISELIWYMMRFTCDGPFSPVWTHFKKSEYDDRPRSAQDEETKSISNLDDDALADRAASASEDKVLLKHQGVSLYRADVDSLNEPAFITDAIIRFCVALYCSTLNCKDVRFLGASLSTAICIYPDFGEQYDLGSLPLVLLVSNNLHPERGYGGNHWSLLILDSVTDPLCPRLVHHDSSGNANRSHAERYAKAIRELLADKFGDAILCEGPTPKQTNEYDCGVYVAAVAKSVLDWYNRPQRQQGTDWFRDIQEQVSAESVSRLRVKIRDIIRQLIQENENKSGMSGKETEIMSNLDDSAKDVNENKAGGSGKETEIMSNLDDSVLADRAASAPADAKDVNENKAGGSGKETDIMSNLDDSVLADRAASAPADAKDVNENKSGERTDVDSLIGREFVTDAIIQFCVVHYSSILNCKDIRFLDASAAIGISIRPSFGAEYDLDSFPLLLLPVSDSDDPDKGDGGNHWSLLVVDGASNPFCPRFVHHDSSGNANRSHAERYANGIRQLLPGRFGAAILYEGPTPQQNNGCDCGLYVAAVAKAILDWYTRPRQQRGTDWFTDVQAQVSVQSVSRLRADLRDLIKQLIQENKAGESGDE from the exons ATGGCCGACCCTAAAACGTTGAAGTACAGGTTGCGACCTGTCGAATTCAAGGGCAAGCAAACTCATATTATATGTTATCATAATGTTCCTGTGTGGCCTACGACAGTTGCCGTAGTGAATTACTTTCTCCTCACCGATCCGTCGTGCTTTAAGTTCGACAAGACAGTCGATTTTATCTCCGTTTATGATCTGCGGAACATGGCAGCATCCCTTGGGGATAAGGCAGTGACGCACATCAAACAGGATCAAACAAAAGACTGGACGAAGGACGAGAGGAAG GATAAGTACAATAAGCTTCGCGGCAAAATTTCTCAGAATCCAACACTTGTACTGAAGGGAATGGAAATTGCAAGTGAATTTTTACAGAATTCTCAGACTGAGTTAACTCAACAAGGCATTAAACTTCTGATGAGTAATAATGATGCTATTGCTGAAGGGAACCTTTGTGCGTTATATAGAAAACATCTTAATTTGATGTATAAG CATAAAGGAAACTTATATGTCCTTGTGACAGAAGGGGACACCCAAGACATTCCCCCCACCGCAATTTGGAAATCTTTAACTATG GGTTTCGAAGAGCAAGTGTTATTCACCGACAATTTTGTCCCTCTTCCCGCCGACGAGCAACCAAATAAGGCG GGTAGAGAGTGGGTTGTTGATTGGCAAAAAAGGTTGGCAGATAGTGAAGCAAAAAAACAGGATAAGAAAATGAGAAGGAAGAG ACCAAATTCAGATATTGTACCTACTCCTTCGTCATCTCCAATCACACAAGAAGTGACTAATGTACCTACTCCTTCGTCATCTCCAATCACACAAGAAGTGACTAATGTACCGCTGAACTCAACCGAAGA CCACGACGACAAATTGGAGGGGCCACCCAATCCTGTTATAGTTGCATATGCACCTGCTGCCCCTTTGGATAGTCTGAATGG TCAAACAACATCTTTGGCTGATGCGAGTAAAGTGCCGGTGCTCTCCAGCGCCGACAAAAAATTGGAGAGGCCAACCAGTCCTGGTAGAGTTGCATATGCACCTGCCTCTTCGGATAGTCTGAATGG TCAAACAGCATCTGTGCCTGATGCGAGTGAAGTGCCGGTGCTCCTTCCTACATCAGTCATATGGAAGCTTGCTTTTTCAGACTTTCTGGAAAA GTACATATACGGAGAAAGTGATGTATATTATTTCCCAACCTTGTTGAACTTCATGAAGAGTGTTACACTGTTTAAATTTGAAGTTCGGATTTCTGATATTGCGATACATAATCTAGTTCTTGCTTTAGCTATTCAAGGGAACATTGAAAG CTTCACTGAACTGTTAACCCAACCGGTTATCGACTTCATGATAAAGCAAGAATTTGATGCTGAAGAAGTTATAAAGAAAAGAGTCGAGCTAATATTTCATGATGATATGCCTGCACAAAGAAG AGTTATATCCTTCTCTGATTATGCCAAGTATATGGTCCTTGTATGGTCATATCAAACTTATAACGGGACGTGGGAAAACGCAACCTCCCTCGATGGACGACAAGCGGGTTTAGGATATCTGGCCTATATATTAAGAAATCATGCCCTGAGAAAGTCATGGGGTGGGAACTTTGTTGACTCTGACATGAAAGTCATTGACGGCCAATTCATCATAGATAAACCAGCTGTTGAAGAATTCAATCAAAATAACATCTGTGTCGACCTGACTACCTTAATCAAGAATTTGCAGAGGCACTATAGAAGCAAAGTTGCTGGACCTCCAGCATACTTTGATGTATTTCAACAAGATATCATGCAGCTTATGCCTCATCATCAGAAAAATCCAGAAGAATACGAGGAGTTCCTTGTATTTTTGCAAAATCATTTTGCATTCAAGGCGCCGTTGGTTTGCTCAACACTTCTCCGTGAATTGTTTGTTGTGGTTCAGTCTTTAAGAAGGTACCTTAATGAGGGTAAGCTGGGGCCCGCGCTTCCTAGACTATCAGCTAGGTCTAATCAGAGAAAGTGGGCGAGGCATGCGCAACAAGGCGTGCCCTTCAGCGGAGTTTATCACTATGCGGACACTCTCAAGAAAACTCAGCAGAATCCGAAGAGGAAGGAGAATCCCCACGGGAGCACCACCAAGGAGAATACCGAAGGGAGCACCGCCCAGGAGAATACTGAAGGGAGCATGGCCCAGGAGAAACCCCAAGGGAGGACCCCAGAGAAACCCCAAGGGAGCATCCCCAAGCAGAAACCCCAAGGGAGCAGCACGAAGCAAACCCCAGAGAAACCCCAAGGGAGCATCCCCAAGCAGAAACCCCAAGGGAGCAGCACGAAGCAAACCCCAGAGAAACCCCAAGGGAGCAGCACGAAGCAAAAACACAAGGGCAAGATCCTTGATAGGTTCATGGACGAAACCTACTGGAAATGCCTTCAATATGGTCGATATTTCATAGAGCACGCTTTTGATCACACAAAG AAGGATGGTCAAAAGGTGAAAAATCTTATAATCATTCAATTGATGCTTGATGGTCGTCTTGGGCCAGCAATATCAGAATTGATTTGGTACATGATGAGGTTTACTTGTGATGGACC GTTTTCCCCTGTATGGACACACTTCAAGAAATCAGA GTATGATGATAGACCTAGGAGTGCCCAAGATGAGGAAACCAAAAGCATTTCTAATCTGGACGATGATGCGTTAGCTGACCGAGCGGCCTCTGCCTCTGAGGATAAGGTCTTGCTGAAGCACCAAGGTGTCTCGCTCTACAGAGCTGACGTTGACAGCTTGAATGAGCCAGCATTCATCACCGATGCCATCATCCGGTTCTGTGTTGCTCTCTACTGCTCCACCCTCAACTGCAAGGATGTTCGCTTCTTGGGTGCCTCACTTTCCACTGCCATTTGTATTTACCCGGACTTCGGCGAGCAGTATGATCTCGGTTCGCTCCCACTTGTTCTACTTGTCTCAAACAATCTTCACCCTGAGCGTGGGTATGGTGGCAATCATTGGTCCCTCCTCATCCTCGATAGCGTTACTGATCCCTTGTGCCCACGCTTAGTGCATCATGACAGTAGTGGGAACGCCAACCGCAGCCATGCCGAGCGATATGCCAAGGCAATTCGCGAGCTGCTTGCTGACAAGTTTGGTGATGCAATTCTCTGCGAGGGGCCCACCCCGAAGCAGACCAATGAGTATGACTGTGGTGTCTACGTCGCAGCAGTGGCAAAGTCAGTATTGGACTGGTACAATCGTCCACAGCGGCAGCAGGGAACAGATTGGTTCAGAGACATACAGGAACAAGTATCTGCCGAAAGTGTTTCCAGACTGAGGGTTAAGATACGGGACATAATCAGGCAACTCATTCAAGAGAATGAGAACAAGTCTGGAATGAGCGGTAAGGAAACTGAAATCATGTCTAATCTAGACGACAGTGCTAAGGATGTGAATGAGAACAAGGCTGGAGGGAGCGGTAAGGAAACTGAAATCATGTCTAATCTAGACGACAGTGTGTTAGCTGACCGAGCGGCCTCTGCCCCTGCTGATGCTAAGGATGTGAATGAGAACAAGGCTGGAGGGAGCGGTAAGGAAACTGATATCATGTCTAATCTAGACGACAGTGTGTTAGCTGACCGAGCGGCCTCTGCCCCTGCTGATGCTAAGGATGTGAATGAGAACAAGTCTGGAGAGCG AACTGACGTTGACAGCTTGATTGGGCGAGAATTTGTCACAGATGCCATTATTCAGTTTTGTGTTGTTCACTACTCCTCGATTCTCAACTGCAAGGATATTCGCTTCTTGGATGCCTCAGCGGCCATTGGTATCTCTATTAGACCGTCCTTCGGCGCGGAGTATGATCTTGATTCCTTCCCACTCCTGCTACTTCCTGTCTCGGACAGTGATGACCCTGATAAGGGGGATGGTGGCAATCATTGGTCCCTCCTCGTCGTCGACGGTGCGTCTAATCCTTTCTGCCCGCGCTTCGTTCATCATGACAGTAGTGGGAACGCCAACCGCAGCCATGCCGAGCGATACGCCAACGGAATTCGGCAGCTACTTCCTGGCAGGTTTGGTGCTGCAATTCTCTACGAGGGGCCCACCCCGCAGCAGAACAACGGCTGTGACTGTGGCCTCTACGTCGCGGCGGTGGCAAAGGCCATATTGGACTGGTACACTCGACCACGGCAGCAGCGGGGAACCGATTGGTTCACAGACGTACAGGCACAGGTGTCTGTCCAGAGTGTCTCGAGACTGAGGGCTGATCTGCGGGACCTAATCAAGCAGCTTATCCAAGAGAACAAGGCTGGAGAGAGTGGCGATGAATAG